One stretch of Oncorhynchus clarkii lewisi isolate Uvic-CL-2024 chromosome 1, UVic_Ocla_1.0, whole genome shotgun sequence DNA includes these proteins:
- the LOC139410733 gene encoding uncharacterized protein gives MPSAIVIAPICLTLCGGTSEFPARIPSTQSQLPAPSRALIPSTQPQLPSPPQHPSSAPIPSPPPNLSPIPTPPPNLSSHPHPSTHPQLPSHPHPQHPTFLPSPPQHPSSAPIPSPPPAPILSSHPHSSTHPQLPSHPHPQHPSSAPIPTPSTQHPSSAPIPTPSTHPQLPSPPPAPILSSQPHPQHPSSAPIPTPVPILSSQPHPQHPSSAPIPTPVPILSSHPHPSTHPQLPSPPKHPSSAPIPNPAPILSSHPHHSTHPQLPSPPQYPSSAPIPTPVPILSSQPHL, from the coding sequence ATGCCCTCTGCTATAGTTATTGCCCCAATATGCTTAACCTTATGTGGAGGGACATCTGAGTTCCCAGCCCGCATCCCCAGCACCCAATCTCAGCTTCCAGCCCCATCCCGAGCACTCATCCCCAGCACCCAACCTCAGCTCCCATCCCCACCCCAGCACCCATCCTCAGCTCCCATCCCATCCCCACCCCCCAACCTTTCTCCCATCCCCACCCCACCACCCAACCTCAGCTCTCATCCCCACCCCAGCACCCATCCTCAGCTCCCATCCCATCCCCACCCCCAGCACCCAACCTTTCTCCCATCCCCACCCCAGCACCCATCCTCAGCTCCCATCCCATCCCCACCCCCAGCACCCATCCTCAGCTCCCATCCCCACTCCAGCACCCATCCTCAGCTTCCATCCCATCCCCACCCCCAGCACCCATCCTCAGCTCCCATCCCCACCCCCAGCACCCAGCACCCATCCTCAGCTCCCATCCCCACCCCCAGCACCCATCCTCAGCTCCCATCCCCACCCCCAGCACCCATCCTCAGCTCCCAGCCCCACCCCCAGCACCCATCCTCAGCTCCCATCCCCACCCCAGTACCCATCCTCAGCTCCCAGCCCCACCCCCAGCACCCATCCTCAGCTCCCATCCCCACCCCAGTACCCATCCTCAGCTCCCATCCCCACCCCAGTACCCATCCTCAGCTCCCATCCCCACCCAAGCACCCATCCTCAGCTCCCATCCCCAACCCAGCACCCATCCTCAGCTCCCATCCCCACCACAGCACCCATCCTCAGCTCCCATCCCCACCCCAGTACCCATCCTCAGCTCCCATCCCCACCCCAGTACCGATCCTCAGCTCCCAGCCCCATCTCTAG